In Salinisphaera sp. LB1, one genomic interval encodes:
- a CDS encoding NADPH:quinone oxidoreductase family protein, with product MKALRCKQFGPPETLVLEEVDTPPVGPDQVLIDMRAAAVNFPDSLIIQDKYQLKPELPFSPGGELAGTVAAVGENVTRVRPGDDVIAFTGYGAFAEQVVAGADQVMPKPAGLDYVTASACVMTYGTSYHALADRAGLVAGESLLVLGASGGVGLAAIEIGKALGANVIAAASSEARLAICREHGADETINYASTDLKQALKDLTGGAGVDVVYDPVGGAATEAALRGTAWRGRLLVIGFASGDIPKPPLNLALLKGASIIGVFWGSFVQREPEANAKQLETVFEWIREGRLRPHIGGVYPLARGGEAIAALANRQVSGKLVITTVTD from the coding sequence ATGAAGGCATTGCGCTGCAAACAGTTCGGGCCGCCCGAGACGCTGGTGCTCGAAGAGGTCGACACGCCGCCCGTTGGGCCGGACCAGGTTCTCATCGACATGCGCGCCGCCGCGGTCAATTTCCCGGACAGTCTGATCATCCAGGACAAGTATCAACTCAAGCCCGAGCTGCCGTTTTCGCCGGGCGGTGAGCTGGCCGGCACCGTCGCGGCCGTCGGCGAGAACGTGACCCGGGTGCGGCCCGGCGACGATGTGATTGCATTCACGGGATACGGCGCATTTGCGGAACAGGTGGTGGCCGGGGCCGATCAGGTCATGCCCAAGCCGGCGGGGCTGGATTACGTGACCGCCTCGGCCTGCGTGATGACCTATGGCACGAGTTACCATGCCCTGGCCGACCGGGCCGGGCTCGTCGCGGGCGAAAGCCTGTTGGTGCTGGGCGCCTCGGGCGGAGTCGGGCTGGCCGCGATCGAGATCGGCAAGGCGCTGGGCGCGAATGTGATCGCGGCCGCGTCGAGCGAGGCCAGGCTCGCCATATGCCGCGAACATGGCGCGGACGAGACGATCAATTACGCAAGCACCGACCTGAAACAGGCACTCAAGGATCTGACCGGCGGGGCCGGCGTGGACGTGGTCTATGATCCGGTGGGCGGCGCCGCGACGGAAGCCGCGCTGCGCGGCACGGCCTGGCGTGGGCGGTTGCTCGTGATCGGCTTCGCCAGCGGCGATATTCCCAAGCCGCCCTTGAATCTGGCCCTGCTCAAGGGCGCTTCGATCATCGGCGTGTTCTGGGGAAGCTTCGTGCAGCGTGAGCCGGAGGCCAACGCCAAACAGCTCGAGACGGTTTTCGAGTGGATCCGCGAAGGCCGCCTGCGCCCCCATATCGGCGGCGTGTATCCGCTGGCTCGCGGCGGCGAGGCGATCGCCGCGCTCGCCAACCGCCAGGTTTCCGGCAAGCTGGTCATTACCACCGTCACCGACTGA
- a CDS encoding NUDIX domain-containing protein, translating to MDPRRYCPVCATPLVVREIADMDRLACPADDCGYIFWDNPIPVVAGVVEHEGHLVFARNAKWPQGMYGLVTGFLEPREDPAEGVVREVAEELGIEAEITEFIGAYGFARKNQLLLAYHLVGRGEIALNEELAEWFHVPKHEAEYWPGGTGLAVRDWLRAQGYDPQPRELPPQVEAWLKAPPDMD from the coding sequence ATGGATCCACGCCGCTATTGCCCCGTCTGCGCCACGCCGCTGGTCGTGCGCGAGATCGCCGACATGGATCGTCTGGCCTGCCCGGCCGACGACTGCGGTTATATCTTCTGGGACAACCCGATCCCGGTGGTTGCGGGCGTGGTCGAACACGAAGGCCACCTGGTGTTCGCGCGCAACGCAAAATGGCCGCAGGGCATGTACGGCCTGGTCACCGGCTTTCTGGAACCGCGTGAAGACCCGGCCGAAGGCGTGGTGCGCGAAGTCGCCGAGGAACTGGGCATCGAGGCCGAGATCACCGAATTCATCGGCGCCTATGGCTTCGCCCGCAAGAACCAGTTGTTGTTGGCCTATCATCTGGTCGGCCGCGGCGAGATCGCGCTCAACGAGGAACTGGCGGAGTGGTTCCACGTGCCCAAGCACGAAGCCGAATACTGGCCCGGCGGCACCGGCCTGGCCGTGCGCGACTGGCTGCGTGCCCAGGGCTACGACCCACAACCGCGCGAATTGCCGCCCCAGGTCGAAGCCTGGCTGAAGGCACCGCCGGATATGGATTGA
- a CDS encoding DUF3488 and transglutaminase-like domain-containing protein: MAATGTTHTARLVSRGERLALTALVAVICGPHILHLPFWVSFAAAALLAWNVLRTLLGQATPHGLLRALLTIAGVSAVFLGFGHINGQTAGVALLVLMLALKLSETQRYRDVVIVLALCCFVLVTQFLFSQSLGMALYLIGGSWLIVAAFVHLHAGDDAPPSASAAESARLLALAIPVAAALFVLFPRLPGPLWGLPADNGNTARTGLSDTMSPGAIADLARSGAVAFRVRFDGPAPPPALRYWRGPVLWDYDHGTWHTGPGVARDIAPASVHADGPTIRTDITLAPSHKRWLIALDMPLAVDTAHRRTAGGNWVAPRPIDQRVRYIARSATQYTLDAKLTPAARQRALALPATGNPRARALAHRWAQQDPGARAVVHSALDFLRRGGFSYTLNPPRTSRDNSVDDFLFTTRAGFCEHFAGAFTFLMRAAGVPARVVTGYQGAEHASLGDYWIVRDSDAHAWSEVWLAGAGWVRVDPTAAAAPKRIVDGINAAIADTGDLPYMAGGHGRDAWYRARMLWDAVDAGWNRWFLAYGPDLQQRLFAALGIAGFGTAIAILTGLVVGLLMLVSLWLAWRMRVAREPDPAVRAWQGVCRRLARRGIARRTGETPAHYAERVAARHPALARAITDLAARYSRLRYASTPGPAERRDFIRRARRFHPPRRG, translated from the coding sequence ATGGCGGCTACCGGAACCACCCACACGGCCCGGCTCGTCAGCCGCGGCGAGCGACTCGCGCTGACCGCGCTGGTGGCTGTCATTTGCGGCCCGCACATTCTGCATCTGCCGTTCTGGGTGAGCTTCGCCGCCGCCGCGCTGCTGGCCTGGAACGTGCTCCGGACCCTGCTCGGGCAGGCCACGCCACACGGTCTGCTCCGCGCGCTGCTCACCATTGCCGGGGTGAGCGCGGTCTTTCTTGGCTTCGGCCACATCAACGGACAGACCGCGGGCGTGGCGCTGCTCGTGCTCATGCTGGCGCTCAAGCTCAGCGAAACCCAGCGCTATCGCGATGTGGTGATCGTGCTGGCGCTGTGCTGCTTCGTACTGGTGACCCAGTTCCTGTTCTCTCAGTCGCTCGGCATGGCGCTGTACCTGATCGGCGGCAGTTGGCTGATCGTGGCCGCTTTCGTACACCTCCACGCCGGAGACGACGCCCCGCCCTCGGCATCGGCCGCGGAATCGGCCCGCCTGCTGGCGTTGGCGATTCCGGTGGCAGCGGCATTGTTCGTGCTGTTTCCCCGGCTGCCCGGCCCCCTCTGGGGCCTGCCCGCCGATAACGGCAACACCGCGCGAACAGGTCTGTCGGACACGATGTCGCCGGGCGCTATCGCCGATCTGGCCCGCTCGGGCGCGGTCGCGTTTCGTGTGCGCTTCGACGGCCCCGCGCCGCCACCGGCACTCCGCTACTGGCGCGGGCCGGTGCTCTGGGATTACGACCACGGCACCTGGCATACGGGCCCGGGCGTCGCCCGCGATATCGCGCCGGCCAGTGTGCACGCCGACGGACCGACCATCCGCACCGACATCACCCTTGCGCCCAGTCACAAGCGCTGGCTGATCGCGCTCGACATGCCGCTGGCTGTCGACACCGCGCATCGACGCACGGCCGGCGGCAACTGGGTCGCGCCCCGGCCCATCGACCAGCGCGTCCGCTACATAGCGCGCTCGGCCACGCAATACACCCTGGACGCCAAGCTGACGCCGGCCGCCCGACAACGCGCGCTCGCACTGCCGGCCACGGGCAATCCGCGCGCCCGCGCGCTGGCCCACCGCTGGGCGCAGCAGGACCCGGGCGCCCGCGCGGTGGTGCATAGCGCGCTCGATTTCCTACGGCGCGGCGGTTTCAGCTATACCCTCAATCCGCCGCGGACCTCGCGCGACAACAGCGTCGACGATTTCCTGTTCACCACCCGCGCCGGCTTCTGCGAGCACTTTGCGGGCGCTTTCACGTTCCTGATGCGCGCCGCCGGCGTGCCGGCCCGCGTGGTCACCGGCTACCAGGGCGCCGAACACGCCAGCCTCGGCGATTACTGGATCGTGCGCGATTCGGACGCCCATGCCTGGAGCGAAGTCTGGCTCGCCGGCGCCGGCTGGGTACGTGTGGACCCGACCGCGGCGGCGGCACCGAAGCGTATCGTGGACGGCATCAACGCGGCGATCGCCGACACCGGCGATCTGCCGTACATGGCCGGCGGCCACGGCCGCGATGCCTGGTATCGCGCGCGCATGCTCTGGGACGCGGTCGACGCGGGCTGGAACCGCTGGTTTCTCGCCTACGGTCCGGATCTCCAGCAACGCCTATTCGCGGCCCTCGGCATCGCAGGCTTCGGCACCGCGATCGCCATCCTGACCGGGCTCGTGGTCGGGCTGCTGATGCTGGTGTCGCTTTGGCTCGCCTGGCGCATGCGGGTCGCCCGCGAGCCTGATCCGGCGGTGCGCGCCTGGCAGGGAGTATGCCGCCGGCTCGCCCGCCGCGGCATCGCCCGCCGCACCGGCGAGACACCCGCCCATTACGCCGAGCGCGTCGCGGCCCGACATCCGGCGCTCGCCCGTGCGATCACGGATCTCGCCGCGCGCTATTCGCGGTTACGCTATGCTTCGACGCCCGGCCCTGCCGAGCGTCGCGATTTCATTCGCCGCGCCCGCCGGTTTCATCCTCCGCGGCGCGGCTGA
- a CDS encoding DUF58 domain-containing protein produces MALGIPLTHRIDAAIRRRAPSGPPPLRIPARRVYILPSATGALFGVLLVVMLVGATNYGNNLAFTLTFWLAAAALVSMHRAHRNLAGVELTDVRAAPVFAGETACFDIELASHARPVRRGLYVAGGATGIGRALAVDRERAGHASIEVPTHGRGRLSCPRLTLSSRYPMGLFRCWSHAAPSARVLVYPAPIDRLGSASMAQAGDDGHAEPVRAGEALFAGHRRFQTGDSRRRIDWKASARTDDLIITEHHDSRAPSHWFDYATLDALAPEARLSQLAYWVVEADRHGAVYGLRLPRQTLGPATGPAHRRDCLEALALF; encoded by the coding sequence TTGGCGCTCGGCATACCGCTTACCCACCGTATCGACGCCGCCATCCGCCGGCGTGCGCCGAGCGGACCGCCGCCGCTGCGCATTCCCGCGCGTCGCGTCTACATCCTGCCCAGCGCGACCGGTGCCCTGTTCGGCGTGCTGCTGGTCGTCATGCTCGTCGGAGCGACCAACTACGGCAACAATCTCGCCTTTACCCTGACCTTCTGGCTGGCCGCCGCCGCGCTGGTTTCCATGCATCGTGCGCATCGCAATCTCGCCGGGGTGGAGTTGACCGACGTCCGGGCGGCGCCGGTATTCGCCGGCGAAACCGCGTGCTTCGACATCGAACTGGCAAGCCATGCCCGGCCGGTGCGCCGGGGTCTGTACGTCGCCGGCGGCGCCACCGGCATCGGCCGCGCGCTCGCGGTCGATCGCGAACGGGCGGGGCACGCGTCCATCGAAGTACCGACACACGGCCGCGGCCGGCTAAGCTGCCCGCGCCTGACCCTCAGCAGCCGCTACCCGATGGGCCTGTTTCGTTGCTGGAGCCATGCCGCGCCCAGCGCGCGGGTGCTGGTCTACCCCGCGCCCATCGACCGGCTCGGGTCGGCCTCCATGGCACAGGCCGGCGATGACGGGCACGCCGAGCCGGTCCGAGCCGGCGAGGCCCTGTTCGCCGGCCACCGTCGTTTCCAGACCGGCGATTCCCGGCGTCGTATCGACTGGAAAGCCAGCGCGCGTACCGACGATCTGATCATCACCGAGCACCACGACAGCCGCGCGCCCAGCCATTGGTTCGACTATGCCACGCTCGATGCGCTGGCCCCCGAGGCCCGCCTGTCGCAGCTCGCCTACTGGGTGGTCGAGGCCGATCGACACGGCGCCGTCTATGGCTTGCGCCTGCCACGGCAAACGCTCGGCCCGGCCACGGGACCGGCCCACCGGCGAGACTGTCTCGAAGCACTGGCCCTGTTCTGA
- a CDS encoding AAA family ATPase — protein sequence MAGALDRARRAIGQRLYDKDHAIRLALACLLADGHLLIEDIPGVGKTTLAHGLADALGLAFSRIQFVSDLLPSDILGVSVFDRNEAEFVFRPGPIFAELVLADEINRASPRTQSALLEAMAERQVTIEGMTHRLEAPFNVLATQNPADHSGTFNLPDSQLDRFLMRIDLGYPSRMAERRLLAGGVSRADASHDRLAPVAGPGDLIAWQRAAAATIVRDPLLDYLQALIEHSRSASACERGLSPRGGLALRRAAQAWALIDGRDHVLPEDVQAVLPAVVDHRLTLRERDAGKPSAYLLARVDV from the coding sequence ATCGCCGGCGCCCTCGATCGTGCGCGCCGCGCCATCGGCCAGCGGCTGTACGACAAGGATCATGCGATTCGACTGGCACTCGCCTGTCTGCTGGCCGATGGCCACCTGCTGATCGAGGATATTCCGGGCGTGGGCAAGACCACGCTGGCACACGGACTGGCGGATGCGCTGGGCCTGGCATTCTCGCGCATCCAGTTCGTCTCCGATCTGCTGCCGAGCGATATTCTCGGCGTATCGGTGTTCGACCGGAACGAGGCCGAATTCGTGTTCCGGCCCGGCCCGATCTTCGCGGAACTGGTGCTGGCCGATGAGATCAACCGCGCCAGCCCGCGCACCCAGAGCGCATTGCTGGAAGCCATGGCCGAACGCCAGGTCACCATCGAAGGCATGACCCACCGGCTCGAGGCGCCCTTCAACGTGCTGGCCACCCAGAACCCGGCGGATCACAGTGGCACATTCAACCTGCCGGATTCGCAGCTCGATCGTTTTCTCATGCGGATCGATCTCGGCTACCCCTCGCGGATGGCCGAGCGCCGGCTGCTCGCGGGCGGCGTGTCCCGGGCCGACGCCTCGCATGACCGGCTGGCGCCGGTCGCTGGACCGGGCGACCTGATCGCCTGGCAGCGCGCGGCCGCGGCCACCATCGTGCGCGATCCGCTGCTCGATTACCTGCAGGCCCTGATCGAGCACAGCCGTAGCGCGAGTGCATGCGAGCGCGGGCTGTCGCCGCGCGGCGGGCTCGCGCTGCGGCGCGCGGCCCAGGCCTGGGCGTTGATCGATGGCCGCGACCATGTGCTGCCCGAAGACGTCCAAGCCGTGCTGCCGGCGGTGGTCGATCATCGCCTCACCTTGCGCGAGCGCGACGCCGGCAAACCCTCCGCGTATCTGCTGGCCCGCGTCGACGTATAA
- a CDS encoding FxsA family protein → MAARLLLLFIIAPIVELYLLVKIGGIIGVIPTIALVLLTALIGSQLVRRQGLGVMNRIRAAQARGEAPALPMLDGAALLLAGFFLLTPGFISDALGFLLLIPQLRMRLAKNLLSRFVILTPGGGGFGRGPFGGGADDGTIEGEYQRKSGRADGARHDNRLDRDD, encoded by the coding sequence ATGGCCGCACGACTGTTACTGCTGTTCATCATCGCGCCGATCGTCGAGTTGTATCTGCTGGTCAAGATCGGCGGCATCATCGGCGTGATTCCAACCATTGCCCTGGTGCTGCTGACCGCCCTCATCGGCAGCCAGCTGGTACGGCGGCAGGGACTGGGCGTGATGAACCGTATCCGCGCGGCCCAGGCGCGCGGCGAGGCCCCGGCCCTGCCGATGCTCGACGGCGCGGCCCTGCTTCTGGCCGGTTTCTTCCTGCTCACGCCCGGCTTCATATCGGACGCGCTCGGTTTTCTGCTGCTCATTCCGCAACTGCGCATGCGATTGGCGAAAAACCTGCTATCACGCTTCGTGATTCTCACCCCGGGCGGCGGCGGATTTGGCCGCGGCCCGTTCGGCGGCGGTGCCGACGACGGCACGATCGAAGGCGAATACCAGCGCAAGTCCGGTCGCGCGGACGGCGCGCGCCACGACAACCGGCTCGACCGCGACGACTGA
- a CDS encoding valine--tRNA ligase, with translation MDKTFDPHAIEARWYPVWEERGYFAPDMNASGEPFCVMLPPPNVTGRLHMGHALDDTLQDALTRYHRMRGVPTLWQPGTDHAGIATQMLVERQVEAEGSSRHAMGREAFVDRIWQWKAESGGHITTQMRRLGASVDWSRERFTMDEGLSEAVRKVFIDLYDKGLIYRGQRLVNWDPVLHTAISDLEVENVEVDGHMWHFKYPLEGGATYEYVETDAEGHETFRETRDYISIATTRPETMLGDGAIAVHPDDKRYAPIVGLRCEIPVGPKAQRRLIPIITDDYPDPDFGSGAVKITGAHDFNDYEVAKRNQIPMYRLMDESAALRADGAPYADAAAQAAGIVASGEAPDAMTIDAINLVPDEYRGLNRFEARRRIVEAIDAEDLMIAAEDKKIMQPYGDRSGDVIEPMLTNQWFVDAKTLARPAIEAVEDGRIRFIPDNWSKTYFEWMRNIQDWCISRQLWWGHRIPAWYDEAGNVYVGASEADVRNKHGLAEDVALSQDEDVLDTWFSSALWPFSTLGWPEQTDALATFYPTNVLVTGFDIIFFWVARMIMMGLEFMDDVPFREVYIHGLVRDSEGAKMSKSKGNVLDPIDLIDGIDLESLVAKRTSGMMQPAKAAKVAQATRAEYPNGIAAYGTDALRFTFAALASYGRDIRFDLGRVEGYRNFCNKLWNAARFALMQVPDDFVPADDENIELSMADRWIVSRLQRLEADMATHFDSYRFDLAANAIHDFIWHHFCDWYLELIKPVLSGDASDAAKAGTRRTLVRTLETTLRLLHPLMPFITEEIWQRVAPLARGRALAAAGESISVQPYPAADDSRIDANAEADIEWLKKVINGLRTIRGEMDIAPRQKIPLMVANASATDRERLAAHRAAIDFLAGVASIDERPAAEIPESAVALVGDMQLRVPLAGLIDTEAELARLDKRLAKLEKDLNGVRGRLASDSFVAKAPAEVVDKTRAQAEELEREHVELTEQRGRIAAL, from the coding sequence ATGGACAAGACCTTCGACCCCCACGCGATCGAAGCCCGCTGGTATCCCGTGTGGGAGGAGCGCGGTTATTTCGCGCCCGACATGAACGCATCCGGCGAACCATTCTGCGTCATGCTGCCGCCGCCCAACGTCACCGGGCGACTGCACATGGGCCATGCCCTGGACGATACCCTCCAGGATGCCTTGACCCGCTATCACCGCATGCGGGGCGTACCCACACTGTGGCAGCCAGGCACCGACCACGCAGGCATCGCCACCCAGATGCTGGTCGAGCGCCAGGTCGAGGCCGAGGGCAGCTCGCGCCATGCCATGGGTCGCGAGGCCTTCGTCGACCGTATCTGGCAGTGGAAGGCCGAATCCGGCGGCCACATCACGACCCAGATGCGGCGCCTGGGCGCCTCGGTCGACTGGTCGCGCGAGCGCTTCACCATGGACGAGGGCCTGTCCGAAGCAGTGCGCAAGGTCTTCATCGATCTGTACGACAAGGGCCTGATCTATCGCGGCCAGCGGCTGGTCAACTGGGACCCGGTGCTGCACACGGCGATCTCCGACCTCGAGGTCGAGAACGTCGAGGTCGACGGCCACATGTGGCATTTCAAGTATCCGCTGGAAGGCGGCGCCACCTACGAATATGTCGAGACCGACGCCGAGGGCCACGAGACCTTCCGCGAAACGCGCGACTACATCTCGATTGCCACCACCCGCCCGGAAACCATGCTCGGCGACGGCGCGATCGCCGTGCATCCGGACGACAAGCGCTACGCGCCGATCGTGGGCCTGCGCTGCGAGATTCCAGTCGGGCCGAAGGCCCAGCGCCGCCTGATCCCGATCATCACCGACGACTATCCGGACCCGGACTTCGGCTCCGGCGCGGTCAAGATCACCGGCGCCCACGACTTCAACGACTATGAAGTCGCCAAGCGCAACCAGATCCCGATGTATCGGCTGATGGACGAATCGGCCGCCCTGCGGGCGGACGGCGCGCCCTACGCCGACGCCGCCGCCCAGGCCGCCGGGATCGTGGCTTCGGGCGAGGCGCCGGACGCGATGACGATCGACGCCATCAATCTGGTGCCCGACGAATATCGCGGCCTGAATCGTTTCGAAGCGCGCCGCCGGATCGTCGAAGCCATCGATGCCGAAGACTTGATGATCGCCGCCGAGGACAAGAAGATCATGCAGCCCTACGGCGATCGTTCGGGCGACGTGATCGAGCCGATGCTCACCAACCAGTGGTTCGTCGACGCCAAAACGCTAGCCAGGCCGGCGATCGAGGCCGTCGAGGACGGGCGCATCCGCTTCATCCCCGACAACTGGTCCAAGACCTACTTCGAGTGGATGCGCAACATCCAGGACTGGTGCATCTCGCGCCAGCTCTGGTGGGGCCATCGCATTCCGGCCTGGTACGACGAGGCCGGCAATGTCTACGTCGGCGCGAGTGAAGCCGATGTGCGCAACAAGCACGGCCTCGCCGAGGACGTGGCGCTCAGCCAGGACGAGGACGTGCTCGACACCTGGTTCTCGTCCGCCCTGTGGCCGTTCTCCACGCTCGGCTGGCCGGAGCAGACCGACGCACTTGCCACCTTCTACCCGACCAACGTCCTGGTCACCGGCTTCGACATCATCTTCTTCTGGGTCGCCCGGATGATCATGATGGGCCTGGAGTTCATGGACGACGTCCCCTTCCGCGAGGTCTACATCCACGGCCTGGTGCGCGATTCGGAGGGTGCGAAGATGTCCAAGTCCAAGGGCAACGTGCTCGATCCGATCGACCTGATCGACGGCATCGACCTGGAATCGCTGGTCGCCAAGCGCACCTCGGGCATGATGCAGCCGGCCAAGGCCGCGAAAGTAGCCCAAGCCACGCGCGCCGAATATCCGAACGGCATCGCCGCCTACGGCACCGATGCCCTGCGCTTCACCTTCGCGGCACTGGCCTCCTACGGCCGCGACATCCGCTTCGATCTCGGCCGCGTCGAGGGTTATCGCAACTTCTGCAACAAGCTCTGGAACGCCGCGCGCTTCGCGCTCATGCAGGTGCCCGACGACTTCGTCCCGGCCGACGACGAAAACATCGAGTTGTCGATGGCCGACCGCTGGATCGTGTCGCGCCTGCAGCGGCTCGAAGCCGACATGGCCACACATTTCGACAGCTATCGCTTCGATCTGGCGGCCAATGCCATCCACGATTTCATCTGGCACCACTTCTGCGACTGGTATCTGGAGCTGATCAAGCCGGTGCTGTCGGGCGATGCGTCGGATGCCGCCAAGGCCGGCACCCGCCGTACGCTGGTGCGTACGCTGGAAACCACGCTGCGCCTGCTGCACCCGTTGATGCCGTTCATCACCGAGGAGATCTGGCAACGCGTGGCGCCGCTCGCGCGCGGCCGCGCGCTCGCCGCCGCGGGGGAAAGCATTTCCGTGCAGCCCTACCCGGCCGCCGATGACTCGCGCATCGACGCCAACGCCGAGGCCGACATCGAATGGCTGAAGAAAGTCATCAACGGCCTGCGCACGATCCGCGGCGAAATGGATATCGCGCCGCGCCAGAAGATTCCGCTAATGGTCGCCAACGCCAGTGCGACCGATCGCGAGCGCCTCGCCGCGCACCGTGCTGCCATCGATTTCCTGGCTGGCGTGGCATCGATCGACGAACGGCCCGCCGCGGAGATTCCCGAATCCGCCGTGGCACTGGTCGGCGACATGCAGCTGCGCGTGCCGCTGGCCGGGCTGATCGACACCGAGGCCGAACTGGCCCGGCTCGACAAGCGCCTGGCCAAGCTGGAAAAGGACCTGAACGGCGTTCGTGGCCGCCTGGCCAGCGACTCGTTCGTTGCCAAGGCGCCGGCCGAGGTGGTGGACAAGACGCGCGCCCAGGCTGAGGAACTCGAGCGCGAACACGTCGAACTCACCGAGCAGCGCGGGCGCATCGCCGCACTGTAG
- a CDS encoding DNA polymerase III subunit chi, which produces MTEVFFYILEDGAADAAAQFACRLTEKAHSEGHRVFIHVADAEQANALDELLWRFRQGSFVPHVTAEALEADDDLTPVVIGTGEPPVGFDDMLINVGGEVGGFFSRFARHNEVVGPEAMAAARRQYRFFKDRGYPLTTHKIAAR; this is translated from the coding sequence ATGACCGAAGTCTTCTTCTACATTCTGGAAGACGGCGCCGCGGATGCCGCGGCGCAATTCGCCTGCCGGCTCACCGAGAAGGCACACAGCGAAGGCCATCGGGTGTTCATCCACGTCGCGGACGCCGAACAGGCGAACGCGCTCGATGAGCTGCTCTGGCGATTCCGCCAGGGCAGTTTCGTCCCGCATGTCACGGCCGAAGCGCTGGAAGCGGACGATGATCTCACGCCGGTGGTCATCGGCACCGGCGAACCTCCCGTCGGCTTCGACGATATGCTGATCAACGTCGGCGGCGAGGTCGGCGGCTTCTTTTCGCGTTTCGCCCGCCACAACGAAGTCGTTGGCCCCGAGGCGATGGCCGCTGCACGCCGGCAATACCGTTTTTTCAAGGATCGTGGCTACCCGTTGACCACGCACAAGATCGCGGCCCGTTGA
- a CDS encoding leucyl aminopeptidase: MEYLVKSGSPEKQRVGCVIVGIFDRRKPSTQAEALDVASGGLIASVMRRGDMDGKLGQTTLLHGMEDLFCDRILLVGCGKERDFNARAYQKACAAAAAELDTMGGVDAAFYLTELNVRGRDDFGWSVKQALLTVEDAFYRFEACKGPSFEKHTRKLSRLVFQVPRRSDLPAAERGVNEGVATANGVKMAKDLANMPGNICTPTYLAEQATALSERSHGVKTQVLEEADMEALGMGALLGVSRGSSQPAKFIVMEYMNGAKSDKPTVLVGKGVTFDAGGISLKPGAAMDEMKYDMGGAASVFGAMEAAVELELPINLVGVIAATENLPDGNAYKPGDILTSMSGQTIEILNTDAEGRLALADALTYVERNYDADAVVDMATLTGAAVIALGHHASALYGNNSPLRRALRDAGETVGDRAWPMPLWEDYQSDLDSNFADMANVGGRAGGSITAASFLHRFARKLRWAHLDIAGTAWKSGKEKGATGRPVGLLTQYLIDRAQQG, translated from the coding sequence ATGGAATATCTCGTAAAAAGCGGCAGCCCCGAAAAACAGCGGGTCGGCTGTGTAATCGTCGGTATCTTCGACCGCCGCAAGCCTTCCACGCAAGCCGAGGCTCTGGACGTGGCAAGCGGCGGGCTCATCGCCTCCGTCATGCGGCGCGGCGACATGGACGGCAAGCTTGGGCAGACCACGCTGCTGCACGGTATGGAGGATCTGTTCTGCGATCGTATCCTGCTGGTGGGATGCGGCAAGGAACGCGATTTCAATGCGCGCGCCTACCAGAAGGCCTGCGCAGCCGCCGCCGCCGAACTCGACACCATGGGCGGTGTCGATGCGGCCTTTTACCTCACCGAACTCAACGTGCGCGGTCGCGACGACTTCGGCTGGAGCGTCAAGCAGGCCCTGCTCACCGTCGAGGACGCGTTCTATCGCTTCGAGGCCTGCAAGGGCCCCAGCTTCGAGAAGCACACCCGCAAGCTTTCGCGCCTGGTGTTCCAGGTACCGCGCCGCTCCGATCTGCCGGCGGCCGAGCGCGGCGTGAACGAAGGCGTGGCCACGGCCAACGGCGTGAAAATGGCCAAGGATCTGGCCAATATGCCGGGCAACATCTGCACGCCGACCTATCTCGCCGAACAGGCCACTGCGCTGTCCGAGCGCAGCCACGGCGTTAAAACGCAGGTGCTCGAGGAAGCCGACATGGAAGCGCTCGGCATGGGCGCGCTGCTGGGTGTGTCGCGTGGCTCGAGCCAGCCGGCCAAGTTCATCGTCATGGAGTACATGAACGGCGCCAAGAGCGACAAGCCGACGGTGCTGGTCGGCAAGGGCGTGACCTTCGATGCCGGCGGCATCAGCCTCAAGCCGGGCGCGGCCATGGACGAGATGAAGTACGACATGGGCGGCGCGGCGAGCGTGTTCGGGGCGATGGAGGCCGCCGTCGAGCTGGAGCTGCCGATCAATCTGGTGGGCGTGATCGCCGCCACCGAGAACCTGCCGGACGGCAACGCCTACAAGCCGGGCGACATCCTGACCAGCATGTCCGGGCAGACCATCGAGATCCTCAACACCGACGCCGAGGGCCGTCTGGCGCTGGCCGACGCGCTGACCTATGTCGAGCGCAATTACGACGCCGACGCCGTGGTGGACATGGCCACGCTGACCGGCGCAGCGGTGATCGCGCTGGGCCATCACGCCTCGGCGCTGTACGGCAACAACAGCCCGCTACGCCGCGCCCTGCGTGATGCCGGCGAAACGGTCGGCGATCGCGCCTGGCCCATGCCGCTGTGGGAGGATTACCAGTCGGATCTGGATTCCAACTTCGCCGACATGGCCAACGTCGGCGGCCGCGCCGGCGGCTCGATCACCGCAGCGAGCTTCCTGCATCGCTTTGCACGCAAGCTGCGCTGGGCGCATCTGGACATCGCCGGCACGGCCTGGAAATCGGGCAAGGAAAAAGGCGCGACCGGCCGCCCGGTGGGCCTGCTCACGCAGTACCTGATCGACCGCGCACAACAGGGCTGA